In Aquipuribacter hungaricus, the following proteins share a genomic window:
- a CDS encoding alpha/beta fold hydrolase — translation MSPPASPRPSWPARATAVVSGRAYRRDAAAAARRLAHPDVPLHDLDIAGTTVRWARYGQGPPVLVLHGSGGGWDQGVDWARRRLGPGHDVLAVSRAGYPGSGVPADPSTRGQSAVLAGLLDALGLDRVDVVALSAGSATALRFAGEHPERVRSLLLESPLLPTAGRAPLPPVALVRLLARAEPLVWAMTASPALVGLAAGARPRDLDPAARAELAAVNDTLLPLAPRARGLVLDAVQARELLAGDVPVDRVVAPTLVLNAAAAVLAPHADAAAFAARLPRGRLVEPEGGGHVLVGHVEELRALVAGHLSDPGDAGPSG, via the coding sequence GTGAGCCCGCCGGCGTCCCCCCGCCCGTCGTGGCCGGCGCGTGCCACCGCGGTCGTCAGCGGCCGCGCCTACCGGCGGGACGCGGCCGCGGCAGCACGGCGGCTGGCGCACCCGGACGTGCCGCTGCACGACCTGGACATCGCCGGCACGACGGTGCGGTGGGCGCGGTACGGGCAGGGGCCCCCGGTCCTCGTCCTGCACGGCAGCGGCGGCGGCTGGGACCAGGGGGTCGACTGGGCGCGCCGCCGGCTCGGCCCCGGGCACGACGTGCTCGCCGTGTCGCGGGCCGGCTACCCCGGCTCCGGGGTCCCGGCCGACCCGTCCACCCGCGGCCAGTCCGCCGTGCTGGCCGGGCTGCTCGACGCGCTGGGCCTGGACCGGGTGGACGTCGTCGCCCTCAGCGCCGGCTCGGCGACCGCGCTCCGGTTCGCCGGCGAGCACCCGGAGCGCGTGCGCTCCCTGCTCCTGGAGTCCCCGCTGCTCCCGACCGCGGGCCGCGCACCGCTGCCGCCGGTGGCTCTGGTGCGCCTGCTCGCCCGGGCCGAGCCGCTGGTGTGGGCGATGACCGCCTCCCCCGCGCTGGTGGGGCTGGCGGCAGGGGCACGGCCCCGCGACCTCGACCCGGCCGCCCGCGCGGAGCTGGCCGCGGTCAACGACACGCTGCTGCCGCTGGCGCCCAGGGCCCGCGGGCTGGTGCTGGACGCCGTGCAGGCGCGTGAGCTGCTGGCCGGCGACGTGCCCGTCGACCGGGTCGTCGCCCCGACCCTGGTCCTCAACGCTGCCGCCGCCGTCCTGGCCCCGCACGCCGACGCCGCGGCGTTCGCGGCCCGGCTGCCGCGCGGCCGGCTCGTCGAGCCCGAGGGCGGCGGCCACGTGCTCGTCGGCCACGTCGAGGAGCTGCGTGCCCTGGTGGCCGGGCACCTGTCCGACCCCGGCGACGCGGGGCCCTCAGGCTGA